In Gottschalkia purinilytica, a single window of DNA contains:
- a CDS encoding TIGR03960 family B12-binding radical SAM protein produces MFKEQLEKIFLKVEKPGRYIGNEQNSVKKEVTEDMVRFALAFPDVYEVAMSHLGSHILYSLLNNEDDIYCERVFAPWIDMEQKMIENNIPLYGLESKDPISKFDFIGFTLQYEMSYTNIINMIHLGNIPILSKDRTDKDPFVIAGGPCAYNPEPLADIIDFFVIGEGEEVNIEILKLYKEFKKANKSRSEYLEAVSKIEGVYVPEFYQVEYNEDGTIKEFKPKDKKYPKTIKKRIMKDLEESYFPEKIIVPYIETVHDRIMLEIFRGCTRGCRFCQAGMIYRPVRERSIDNLVELAKKLVEATGYEEISLSSLSTSDYSQLEELVTRLMKEFKDKKIGLSLPSLRLDSFSLGVIEEIQKVRKTGLTFAPEAGSQRLRDVINKGITEENLIESVQSAFKLGWSTVKLYFMIGLPTETYDDILGIKELAYKVKSEFFDIPREERKGNFKVTVSTSCFVPKPFTPFQWHPQDTIDEFNQKIDFLKKQIKDRKVIYNHHDSRLSFLEAVIARGDRNIGKVLVKAWEKGCKFDGWSDLFNFNNWMEAFEETGIDPDFYATRERSYDEVLPWDFLDVGVTKEFLIKENEKSKKEELTKDCRLGCTACGINKSFTGGVC; encoded by the coding sequence CACATTTAGGATCACATATATTATATAGTCTTTTAAATAATGAAGATGATATTTATTGTGAAAGAGTATTTGCTCCTTGGATAGATATGGAACAAAAAATGATAGAAAATAATATACCTTTGTATGGGCTTGAGAGTAAAGATCCTATAAGCAAGTTTGACTTTATAGGATTTACTTTACAATATGAGATGAGCTATACAAACATTATAAATATGATACACCTAGGAAATATACCTATACTTTCTAAGGATAGAACAGATAAGGATCCTTTTGTAATAGCAGGAGGACCATGTGCATATAATCCTGAACCTTTAGCTGATATTATAGACTTTTTTGTAATAGGTGAAGGTGAAGAAGTTAATATAGAGATATTAAAACTATATAAAGAATTCAAAAAAGCTAATAAAAGTAGAAGTGAATACTTAGAAGCTGTAAGCAAAATAGAGGGTGTGTATGTACCAGAGTTTTATCAAGTAGAGTATAATGAAGATGGTACTATAAAAGAGTTCAAACCTAAAGATAAAAAATATCCTAAAACTATTAAAAAGAGAATAATGAAAGATCTAGAAGAGAGTTATTTCCCAGAAAAAATAATAGTTCCATATATAGAAACTGTACATGATAGAATAATGTTAGAAATATTTAGAGGATGTACTAGGGGATGTAGATTTTGCCAAGCTGGAATGATATATAGACCTGTAAGAGAGAGAAGTATTGATAACCTTGTGGAACTTGCTAAAAAACTAGTAGAAGCTACAGGCTATGAAGAGATATCACTATCTTCACTAAGTACAAGTGACTATTCTCAATTAGAAGAATTAGTAACTAGACTTATGAAAGAATTTAAAGATAAAAAAATAGGTTTATCTTTACCTTCATTAAGGCTAGATTCATTTTCATTAGGTGTGATAGAGGAAATTCAAAAAGTAAGAAAGACTGGGCTTACATTTGCACCAGAGGCAGGAAGTCAAAGACTTAGAGATGTTATAAACAAAGGTATAACAGAAGAAAACTTAATAGAATCTGTTCAAAGTGCATTTAAATTAGGATGGTCAACTGTAAAACTATACTTCATGATAGGACTACCTACAGAAACTTACGATGATATTCTAGGTATAAAAGAATTAGCTTATAAAGTTAAAAGTGAATTTTTTGATATACCTAGGGAGGAAAGAAAGGGTAATTTTAAAGTAACTGTAAGTACATCTTGTTTCGTTCCAAAACCATTTACACCGTTCCAATGGCATCCTCAAGATACTATTGATGAATTTAATCAAAAAATAGATTTCTTAAAAAAACAAATTAAAGATAGAAAAGTAATATATAATCATCATGACTCTAGATTAAGCTTTTTAGAAGCTGTCATTGCTAGAGGTGATAGAAATATAGGTAAAGTTTTAGTAAAAGCTTGGGAGAAGGGATGTAAGTTTGATGGATGGTCAGATTTATTTAACTTCAATAACTGGATGGAAGCTTTTGAAGAAACAGGAATCGATCCAGATTTCTATGCTACAAGAGAGAGATCATATGATGAAGTCTTACCATGGGACTTTTTAGATGTAGGAGTTACTAAAGAGTTTCTTATAAAAGAGAATGAAAAGTCAAAAAAAGAAGAGCTTACCAAAGATTGCAGACTAGGATGTACAGCATGTGGCATTAATAAGAGTTTTACAGGTGGTGTATGCTAA